In Bos indicus isolate NIAB-ARS_2022 breed Sahiwal x Tharparkar chromosome 10, NIAB-ARS_B.indTharparkar_mat_pri_1.0, whole genome shotgun sequence, the DNA window ctcaatggagaaataacttcagaaagaatgaagtgactgagccaaagtaaaaacaatacccagttgtggatgtgactggtgatagaagtaaagtccgatgctgcaaagagcaatactgcataggaacctggaatgttaggtccatgaatcaacataagttggaagtggtcaaacaggagatggcaagagtgaacactgatattttaggaatcagagaactaagatggactggaatgggtgaatttaactcagatgaccgttatacagcagcagtgggcaagaatcccatagaagaaatggagtagccctcatagtcaacaaaagagtccgaaatgcagtacatggatgcaatctcaaaaacaacagaatgatctctgttcatttccaatgcaaaccattcattatcacagtaatccaagtctatgcctcgaccagtaatgctgaagaagctgaatgattCTAtaaaggcctacaagaccttctagaactaacatccaaaaaagatgtccttttcatcataggggactggaatgcaaaagtaggaagtcaggagatacctgtagtaacaggcaaatttggtcttggagtacaaaacaaatttttgccaagagaatgcactggttatagcaaataccctcttccaacaacacaagagaagactctatacacagacatcaccagatagtcaataccgaaatcagactgattatattctttgcagccaaagatggagaagctctatacggtcaggaaaaacaagactgggagctgactgtggctcagatcatgaactccttattgccaaaactTTTAATGAGTAACAGCATTTACCTATAAACTCATCAATTTATTTAACCTCCATGAGGGAGAATGAAGGCAATCGTTACTTTCCTGCTTAAAGATAAGAAACAAAAGAGTTCAGTGGTAACACATGTGTGTTTGTATCTTTGTGTAAGTGCACATacacgcatgcatacacacacattttttcttATAACTACAAGGAAGTCCTAACTACAAGAGAATATGGACCCACAAGGATGGATGAGTCAGCTAGTAGATAAAGAGGAAATTAGAAACTTTTTCTATAAGACATTATAGATAGAATAACATCATTTACAGGAACGGAGAAAATCACATCAAATCAGCCCAGCAAATATTCAAGGGAACAAAATTATGGTAATATCCAATGTTCTCATAGATCAGCTTTACAGtcgttgtgtgtgtgtttgtatgcttagtcatgtccaactctttgcaatcccatggactgtagtccaccaggctcctttgtccatggaatttttccaggcaagaataccagagtgggttgccatttcctcctccaggggatcatcccaacctagtattcaaacccccatctcttgagtctcctgcattggcagatggattctttaccactgtgccacttggggaGCGCCTTTACAATGGTTACAGTGAAAGAAATGAGTCTCAGAATTCCTCAAAATAACTTTAACATGAATCCTGAGGCAGGTTTATGAAATTCCTTCTCACAAGTCAAAGAAGAGTAAGCATTCCTCCCAAAAGAACTAGCTTTTACAGTAGGTTCCAATAATCACTATTGCTATTTGATTACATAGTACTAGTGTATTTCATAATATGGTATCTAAGTAATCTATCTTCTTTCCTGTCTCTCATCATTTCCTTCAactctcttctttattttggtcTTGGTTTTTCTCAAACATGCTCAACTCACGCCCATGACTGTCTCCTGACTGCCATAAAAGTCTCTTCTTTGTGTTGCTCTCTCAGTGAGGTTGCCTCCAATCACTGTATTTAATGATGCCCCCTCCCCATTTAATCTTTTACATATTAACAAGGTTATAAAATTTTCATAGCACAAATCactaactgaatttttaatatttttcttcttttactttttatttttctcaattaaaGTATGCAGTTTATGAGATCAGTGACCTTCCTTTCTTGCTCACTACTATGTCCTTAACACCTAGAATATGTTACCATAAAGCATGAATTGGCAAAGGAACTACCCAGACAGCAAGTACAGAATTGACTGCCTCACCAGTCAAAAACTCATACCATGTACCTTTTTCCTGACACATGACACAATTTGGAATCACTTCCCTTTTCTATCAAAACCAGGactcagaaaacaaagggaaatttAGATCTTGCcacaaacctctttttaaatggtatgggaaacagtggaaacagtgtcagactttattttggggggctccaaaatcactgcagatggtgattgcagccatgaaattaaaagacgcttactccttgaaaggaaagttatgagcaacctagatagcatattcaaaagcagagacattattttgccaacaaaggtccgtctagtcaaggctatggtttttccagtggtcatgtatggatgtgagagttggactgtgaagaaagctgagtgcccaataattaacgcttttgaactgtggtgttggagaagactcttgagagtcccttggactgcaaggagatccaaccagtccattctaaaggagatcagtcctgggtgttcattggaaggactaatgctgaagctgaaactccaatactttggccaccttatgcaaagagttgactcattggaaaagactctgatgctgggagggattgggggcaggagaagaagggaatgacagaggatgagaaggctggatggcatcactgacttgatagacgtgagtttgagtgaactctgggagttggtgatggacagggaggcctggtgtgctgcaattcatggggttgcaaagagtcggacacgactgagtgactgaactaaactgaacagaaAGGAATTAATTTAACCCAAATGCTAAATACATATTCCGTATGTTCAAGATGTactttaggggacttccctggtggtccagtggttagaagaagtattagttgctcagtccttgtctgattctttgcgacccatggactgtagcctgacaggctcctctgtccataggatttcccaggcaagaatactggagtgggttgccatttccctttccaggggatcttcccgacccagggattgaacccaggtctcctgcattgcaggcagactttactgtgtgagccacctaagacttcaccttccaatgcagggggtataggtttgatccctggttggggatttaggatcccacatgcctcatagctcaaaaaaccaaaacataaagcagaagcaatattataacaaattcagtaaagactttaaaaatgattcacatcaaaaaatatcttttaaaaaatgtactttagAAATCACCATGTTGGGCACAAGATATCTGCTATTCCTCATCAGAAGAGGTAATTGAGACCTAACTGTGTAGAGTGAGCCCAGAATTGCAGCCTCCAGCCTCAATCTCACTGGGGAAATACTACAGGTGCAGTTTGCCTGTGTAAGCAGATCCACCCACACCACTTTGAAAAGGGACCACCCTTTCCTACTACACACAGTACACGTATAAAGATGTATGATATGATGTGCTTCCCACTGGGAAGAAACAGTTTGTAGGACAAAAAGAGCTGCTGTGAGTCAGAAAGCATGCTTCTTGTGCAAAATTGAAATGTCTCGCTCCATGAACAACAAAGAATtggtttttagtttttgctttaaaaaaaaaaaattcaccagttTTCTCTATTGCTTAAACTTTTATCAATAGCTTAgtgaatgtgtgcatgctaagttgcttcagtcatgtccaactcattgtaaccctgtggactgcagccctccagtctcctggagggctataatccTCCCAAATGTTTTCTGATGTGAATTATtgttaaagtctttactgaatttgttataacattgcttctgctttgtgttttggttttttgaactgtcaggcatgtgggatcctaaatccccaaccaggaatcaaacccacaccccctgcattgaaaggtgaagccccctgtccatgggattttccaggcaagaatgctggagtgggttgtcatgccctcctccaggagatctttccgacacagggatcaatcccacatctcctgcacctcctgctttgcaggcggattcttgaccgcTGAGCCACGGAGAAGCCCAGTTTAAAGACTATTAACAAACAGTAGAATGCATTGAAGAGGTTGTAAAACTAGGAagcttgaaattttttaaaacatgcataaACTAGTGTAACCAAATCGTCCAAAATTTTAATTAGCCCAGGAACTGTAGAATAAttgaatttcaaaaatttctGGTTATTGTTTGCTAACGATATTTGGGTAATAgcaaaaatcaaattatttttaatgttaagatTTCCTATAAGAAATACAtgtccaagaaaataaacatgcATTTCTCTATTACAATGCATATTTCAGGAGAAAACAAATTACTTGACATTTGTCTCCAGATATATGTTGTTTCTGAATCTGTGTAGCTTTAGTCTCTGATAATAGCGACTGGagtatgaaaaaggagaaaataaagcacCAGAAGATAGGTATTTTATCTTCATGTTTATCTTTATAAAGACAGATATTTCACTGTTGCTTATGGAACAAGGGGACATTACAACTAATGATATACCAACTTTGTTCACcacttatttttcactttcagttttactGCTGTTAGTGGGAGAAGAATACAGTTATTTTAGTTGCTATATATCAACAGAACTACTTAGCTTaggcaaaataattttaacaCACTCTTCTGTGCCCTTTAAgaccaacattttctttttacattttaaaactttttatttgtgtatttaaaaaGTGCACGTTCCAGTATTTAAAATCACTTtaacaaaaaggaaatggcagtctaAACTGTACTTCACAGCCCACAGGACATCTTGGACCAGCTTGCTTTTTACTCTAAAGTTCACTGTTGTCCCACCCAGCTTCCTCTTTCAccaacttttcctttccttttagtcAGACAggcagatgagagagagagagagaagtggccTACCCATTGTTAGTAGTTCTAGTTTCTTTGATGTGAAAAAGGGTAGCACAGTCATTTAAAGCTGATCCAACCTCTTTGCATCTTACAAAGTTAGCAgctaaaagaagtaaaataaggcATTGCTTGTGGAATGTACATTGCATTCTGGCAGTGCAGGTATTGTGACTTACTTTTGACTCCCTGCTTGCTTCTCCTGTTCAATAGTTTCTTTTGAAGGCAGTgcattcttctcttgtgtttgtgttttcttcaatttcaactTATCAAACTTCTCTACCTCAGCCTTATGGGGTTTGTCAGACATGGTTGCAAAGGGAAGGAGCAAGTGAAGTCTGGTTTgcactgtggccactgccaagagCCTAAGACTAACATTTGTAGCCAGGAAATGGTTCACATCATTGTATGGTGGGGCAGCAAGGGTCAGAGGTAGCAGCGTTGATCAGTAACAACTTATCAAGGAGCCAAATGAGGATGGCAGAAAGGACAAGGATCCTTGCAAGGAACAGGTTGGTAAGGATATCAGAACACATAGACACAGAAGGAAGGGCCCTACATCCAGACGAAGTGGTTTTGATTGCACCGTGTAGGCCGGAAGGGATGTGAGACTGCATTTCAGAAAACTGGTTAATAAGCTAACTTAACTCAGTATGTTCAAATTAGTAGTCAATAGCTATTCAATTACTTAAAACAGGTTAATGGTCTTGTGTATATAGGAAATGGCCTTATCCAGCCCCCTGGGAAAATTGTGTTTATAATGTGATAAGATCGACTACTGATCTACTTACAGCATTGAGTGTTTTCCCCCAATgggagaaaaatacaaaaagctaAAAATCTTGCCAAAAAATCACCATGAGCTTGTTTTGCAATCTTGTGACCACACAAGTGGTAATGGCTTGAGATATTCAATGTGAACCATATAAAATCAAGTAATATCTATACCTCACGGTGGAGAAGGCATCACTGAACAGCACAGTTGTACCCACTCCTCATGGATGCTGGCTCAGGAATGGTTAATAGGTGCTAGTAGTTCATTCATGAAGACCTCCCCACCATCTCCTGaacaaaactgtgagaaattaatCATCTTAATATAGCTTGATCTTCCCGCAGCAGTAAGACAAGTGATTCATCAACTTCtgtttgctcctgctgctgctgctgctaagtcgcttcagtcgtgtccaactctgtgcaaccccatagacggcagcccaccaggctgtgccatccctgggattctccaggcaagaacactggagtgggttgccattttcttctccaatgcatgaaagtgaaaagtgaaagtgaagtcgctcagttgtgtctgactcttcgagaccccatggactgcagcctaccaggctcctccatccatgggatttcccaggcaagagtactggagtgggctgcaattgccttctccgcaacttCTGTTTAGACCCTGCCAAATCCATTTGTGTGTTAATCACTTAATTGTGcctgaccttttgtgaccccatggactgtagcccgccaggctcctctgtccatgagattctccaggcaagaatactggagtgggctgacatgccctcctccaggggatcttcttgacccagggatcgaacctaggtctcctgcattgcaggcagattcttgactgtccgagccaccagggaagcccccagaactATAATACAAACAATTATTTGGAGATTCTGAGCGCAGCATTTAGAGGGGAAAACTCTGGCCATCTTATGTGGAAATATTTTCCAAGGTCAAAATAAATAGTTAATCCAAGAAAtgctatgttaagtcacttcagtcgtgtccgactctgtgcaaccccatagacggcagcccaccaggctcccccgtccctgggattctccaggcaagaacactggagtgggttgccatttcctcctccaatgcatgaaagtgaaaagtgaaagtgaagtcgctcaattgtgtccgactcttagcgaccccatggactgcagcctaacagcctcctccgtccatgggattttccaagcaagagtactggagtggggtgccattgtttccCCTAATCTGTACCCCAATATTACTTTTCTACAGTACTcactacatttattttatatttaaactataCGTTTCTATATTGTACCTGTTTCCTGTGTTTTATCAAATGCCTGTCTCTGGAATGGAGAGTGACATTTACTAGGTGCAGGATAAAAACTCACTGCGAGAATTCACATAAGTAATTTAGGAGGTTATGCACCCTCATGGAAAGACCACTGATATAAAAGAACTATTTTTTACtctactttaaaatgaaaacatttatatatataagcttTAAAACAACCACAAAATAGGTTCTACAACTTTCTTAAGCTTGTCAAAGTTCTACACACCCAAGATTATAACTACTGGCATGTGCATTTTAACTTTCATTAACCCCCAAAAGTGAATTGTCTTTAAGCATCTTATACAGCATTTATCATCTGATACTTTTCACTTTTGGCCATGCAAAGTTATTTGGGTGTGCTCCTGTTTGAAAAGCCTTCAGCCTTCTCCAAGTAATTTGTAACTGTTTGTGCCCTTTAAGTGCTATCtgtataaggtttttttttttttttttcctgaaataagtGCTGAAATAACATTTCTGGCTCAGGAAACATATTATCCACATAAAGTGGAATATACTTTAAACATTCTACTTCCTCAgctaaaaaaatacaaagtaaaattcaTATCCAGTTTAAAATATGGGGTCGGTTCATGACTTGTTAGGCAAGTACATTCCTAAAATCTAAGTCTGACCATATTAAAAGTGGACCAAGTTTGTCTGCAggtttcctcctcctgggcctcGCGGACCCTCCTTTCTCAGCATCCTTTGAAGACCTACTCATACCATGTTTTCTCCCATAAGAGAAAATGGGAGTCAGGGAAGAGCTTCAGGCAGCcattcatgttgagttttaagcatcttccagtgaaggacagggaagactggtatgctgcagtccatggggttgcaaagagtagaacacaactgagcaactgaacaatagcaatatGCCAATTACTGTGATAATTGctataattttctcatttctttttcacaccAACTCTGAAGTAACCACTGTTACCTTATTTTCCTGAAGAGCAAATTAGGACCTTAGAGTAAAACTAACTTGCCTATGGCCACTCAGCCAGCTACCACCAAGAGTCAGTACCAGCTCTGTTGGGTCCTAATAGCCTTGTTTTTCATTAGATGGCAAACCGCCTAGAATATCTCCCAAGGAAATAATTTTTGCATGTTAACCCATTAGTGAAGTCTTAAAGCAAAGAAATGTGCGAGCTGTGTAATGTAGTTTCAGATATTCACCAAGAGATGAGAATGCATATTTTGAGGAAGAGGTTCCTTGTGAAAGATGTAGCagttatcttcattacctccaccatagtttggtctcaggtcaaacaacagggaaggaacacagccccgcccatcaacaaaaaattggatgttccttacaaaactaaaaacagagttgccacATGAtcttgcaatcccactcctggatgtatatctgaagaaaactctaatttaaaaacatacatgcatcccagtgttcacagcagcactatttataatagctaagacatggaagtaccctaatgaatggataaagaagatgtggtacatttaaACAAGGGAagattactgagccataaaaaagaatgaaataatgccatttgaagcaacatggatgcatctagagattatcatattgagtgaagtaagtcagatgaaaaaaaaaatctcataggaAAACACTTAAATGCTGAAtctaaaaacatgatacaaatgaacttatttacaaaacagaaacagactcacagacataaaaaaaaaaaataactgatggttaccaaagggaatagaggagaagggggagagataaattaggagttgggattaacatatacacactactatatgtaaaacaggtaaacaataaggacctactgtataacacaaggaactatactcaatttTTTGTAGTAACATATAAAGGAAatgaacctgaaaaagaatatatatatgtgtgtgtatgtgtgtatgcataaatgaatcactttgctatacacttaaaactaataaaagattgtaaattaactatatcaatttaaaaatatataaactttttatATAGTATAAAGTATACAAGGTTTTTAAAGtgtataaataaaattcataaacttTAACCTATTAAAACCTCTTTTCCCCATTGAAAAAAGTTAAATCTGTCCAGAAACAGGTTATTCACTTTTTAAACCAATGTTTTCCCCCAGATACACTCCACTCAATTACAGATCAGAAAGCCTATTTAAGACAACTACTGACCTTGTTGCATGTATTCa includes these proteins:
- the LOC139185234 gene encoding thymosin beta-4-like, whose protein sequence is MSDKPHKAEVEKFDKLKLKKTQTQEKNALPSKETIEQEKQAGSQK